Proteins from a genomic interval of Lycium ferocissimum isolate CSIRO_LF1 chromosome 2, AGI_CSIRO_Lferr_CH_V1, whole genome shotgun sequence:
- the LOC132044996 gene encoding auxin-repressed 12.5 kDa protein-like, with product MVLIDKLWDDVMAGPSPDKGLGKLRKSLTVQTGGESGEGSSKYQRSLSMPASPATPGTPVTPTNTSPTVPKDNVWRSVFNPGSNLASRKMGAAVFDKPTHPNSPSVYDWLYSGNTRSKHHEKC from the exons ATGGTGTTGATTGATAAACTTTGGGATGATGTTATGGCTGGTCCCAGCCCTGATAAAGGCCTAGGCAAACTCCGAAAGAGCCTGACTGTTCAAACTG GTGGGGAATCAGGAGAAGGATCTAGCAAGTACCAGAGGTCTCTGTCCATGCCTGCCAGTCCTGCGACTCCTGGTACGCCGGTGACGCCAACAAATACGTCCCCAACGGTACCTAAGGACAATGTATGGAGGAGTGTTTTCAACCCAGGAAGCAATCTTGCCTCCAGGAAAATGGGTGCTGCTGTCTTTGACAAACCCACTCACCCTAACTCTCCCTCTGTTTATGACTG GCTGTACAGTGGGAACACCAGATCTAAGCATCACGAGAAGTGCTGA